A window of Corallococcus macrosporus DSM 14697 contains these coding sequences:
- a CDS encoding acetyl-CoA carboxylase biotin carboxylase subunit: MFQKLLIANRGEIARRIGVVARGMGLKTVAVYSDADAELPFVKEADEAVRIGPAPAKDSYLNTAAILEAAKQTGAQAVHPGYGFLSENGEFAQACKDARLIFVGPPPEAMARMKDKSQARKLVAAAGVPVVPGSDGVVPDVASAQAAAERIGFPVLIKAASGGGGIGMAVANNPAELEKAYRQCTDRAKAAFGKEGVYVERYFPAPRHIEVQILGDHHGHLIHGLERECSIQRRHQKVVEEAPSMLFAEGRNAELAQKLFSAAIAAAKAFGYANAGTVEFLYSDGEVYFIEMNARLQVEHPVTELTTGLDLIGWQLRIAAGERLTVKQEDVKRRGAALEFRIYAEDPVKFFPSPGPLKVFQPPTGEGVRLDAGYGEGNTVTPNYDPMIAKLIITGETRAQAIERSVAALQSFRIEGIKTNIPLHLRIVQDAAFQAGELDTHFLEHHAKPA; encoded by the coding sequence ATGTTCCAGAAGCTGCTCATTGCCAACCGGGGAGAGATTGCCCGCCGCATCGGCGTGGTGGCCCGGGGGATGGGGCTGAAGACGGTCGCCGTGTATTCGGACGCGGACGCCGAGCTGCCCTTCGTGAAGGAGGCCGACGAGGCGGTCCGCATCGGCCCCGCGCCGGCCAAGGACAGCTACCTCAACACCGCCGCCATCCTGGAGGCCGCGAAGCAGACGGGGGCGCAGGCGGTGCACCCCGGCTACGGCTTCCTGTCGGAGAACGGCGAGTTCGCCCAGGCCTGCAAGGACGCGAGGCTCATCTTCGTGGGGCCGCCGCCCGAGGCCATGGCGCGGATGAAGGACAAGAGCCAGGCGCGCAAGCTGGTGGCCGCCGCGGGCGTCCCCGTGGTGCCCGGCAGTGACGGCGTGGTGCCCGACGTGGCCAGCGCGCAGGCGGCGGCCGAGCGCATCGGCTTCCCGGTGCTCATCAAGGCGGCCAGCGGCGGCGGCGGCATTGGCATGGCGGTGGCGAACAACCCCGCCGAGCTGGAGAAGGCCTACCGCCAGTGCACGGACCGGGCGAAGGCGGCCTTCGGCAAGGAAGGCGTGTACGTGGAGCGCTACTTCCCGGCGCCGCGTCACATCGAGGTCCAGATTCTGGGCGACCACCACGGCCACCTCATCCACGGCCTGGAGCGCGAGTGCTCCATCCAGCGCCGGCACCAGAAGGTGGTGGAGGAGGCGCCCTCCATGCTGTTCGCGGAGGGCCGCAACGCGGAGCTGGCGCAGAAGCTGTTCAGCGCCGCCATCGCCGCGGCCAAGGCCTTCGGCTACGCCAACGCCGGCACGGTGGAGTTCCTGTACTCGGACGGCGAGGTCTACTTCATCGAGATGAACGCCCGCCTCCAGGTGGAGCACCCGGTGACGGAGCTCACCACGGGGCTGGACCTCATCGGCTGGCAGCTCCGCATCGCCGCGGGCGAGCGCCTCACGGTGAAGCAGGAGGACGTGAAGCGGCGGGGCGCGGCGCTGGAGTTCCGCATCTACGCCGAGGACCCGGTGAAGTTCTTCCCGTCCCCCGGGCCGCTGAAGGTGTTCCAGCCGCCCACGGGCGAGGGCGTCCGGCTGGACGCGGGCTACGGCGAGGGCAACACCGTCACGCCCAACTACGACCCGATGATCGCCAAGCTCATCATCACCGGTGAGACGCGGGCCCAGGCGATTGAGCGCTCCGTGGCGGCGCTCCAGTCCTTCCGCATCGAAGGCATCAAGACGAACATCCCGCTCCACCTGCGCATCGTGCAGGATGCGGCCTTCCAGGCCGGCGAGCTGGACACGCACTTCCTGGAGCACCACGCCAAGCCGGCGTAG
- the ftsZ gene encoding cell division protein FtsZ, translating into MDQFDQNKQAAKIRVVGAGGAGCNAVNTMILSKLDRVDFIAANTDVQALAASKAPTRLQLGQTLTKGLGAGANPEMGREAALESRDQIAAVLEGADMVFVTAGMGGGTGTGAAPIIADIAKSLGCLTVGVVTKPFLFEGNKRRKQAEQGIVELKAAVDTLITIPNQRLLSLSNEPMPLLETFKRADEVLLNAVQGISDLIQYHGYINVDFADVKTIMSDKGIALMGTGNSSGDKRALIAMQQAIASPLLEDVSIDGATGLLINITGGRDMTLQEVNEALTLVHDAADSEAEIIFGSLIDENISDEVKITIIATGFVHRDAPKVRTVVPAVQVPLSRPAPSVLANAREEVASLVPAKGNGSRPLTVESSKSVSARTAVVKDAPLPLDEDQFDIPTFLRRQGQTELP; encoded by the coding sequence ATGGACCAGTTCGATCAGAACAAGCAGGCCGCCAAGATTCGGGTCGTCGGGGCGGGTGGGGCCGGCTGCAACGCCGTCAATACGATGATTCTGTCCAAGCTGGACCGGGTGGACTTCATCGCCGCCAACACCGATGTCCAGGCGCTCGCCGCGAGCAAGGCGCCCACCCGGCTTCAGCTCGGCCAGACGCTGACGAAGGGCCTGGGCGCGGGCGCCAACCCGGAGATGGGCCGCGAGGCCGCCCTGGAGTCGAGGGATCAGATTGCCGCGGTGCTCGAGGGCGCCGACATGGTGTTCGTCACCGCCGGCATGGGCGGCGGCACCGGCACGGGCGCCGCGCCCATCATCGCGGACATCGCCAAGAGCCTGGGTTGCCTCACGGTGGGCGTCGTCACCAAGCCCTTCCTGTTCGAGGGCAACAAGCGCCGCAAGCAGGCCGAGCAGGGCATCGTGGAGCTCAAGGCCGCGGTGGACACGCTCATCACCATCCCGAACCAGCGCCTGCTGTCGCTCTCCAACGAGCCGATGCCGCTGCTGGAGACCTTCAAGCGCGCGGACGAGGTCCTGCTGAACGCCGTGCAGGGCATCAGCGACCTCATCCAGTACCACGGCTACATCAACGTGGACTTCGCGGACGTGAAGACCATCATGAGCGACAAGGGCATCGCGCTCATGGGCACGGGCAACTCGTCCGGCGACAAGCGCGCCCTGATTGCCATGCAGCAGGCCATCGCCAGCCCGCTGCTGGAGGACGTCTCCATCGACGGCGCCACGGGCCTGCTCATCAACATCACCGGTGGCCGCGACATGACCCTGCAGGAGGTCAACGAGGCCCTGACGTTGGTGCACGACGCCGCCGACAGCGAGGCGGAGATCATCTTCGGTTCGCTCATCGACGAGAACATCTCGGACGAGGTGAAGATCACCATCATCGCCACGGGCTTCGTGCACCGCGACGCGCCCAAGGTCCGCACGGTGGTGCCGGCGGTGCAGGTGCCGCTGTCCCGCCCGGCCCCGTCCGTGCTCGCCAACGCGCGCGAGGAGGTGGCCAGCCTGGTGCCCGCGAAGGGCAACGGCTCGCGGCCCCTCACCGTGGAGAGCAGCAAGTCCGTGAGCGCCCGCACCGCGGTGGTGAAGGACGCGCCGCTGCCGCTGGACGAGGACCAGTTCGACATCCCCACCTTCCTGCGCCGGCAGGGCCAGACGGAGCTGCCGTAA